The DNA sequence TTTTATAACGGGAACATTAATATTATTTTCTATATATTCATCTAAATATTTAATATATGCTCCACCACCTGTTAATACAATTCCATTATCTAATATATCAGTCGCTATTTCAGGAGGACATTTACTTAAAACTTCTTTTACACTATCAAGTATTTTTTGTAATGATGGCATTATAGCTTCTCTTACCTGATTTGCAGTTATATTCAATTCACATGGAATATTAGTTATTAAATGTCTTCCTTTTATAGTCATACTATTATTTTGACTTGTATTTAATTCTATAGCAGTTCCTATTTCTTTTTTTATTTTTTCAGCAGTTCTATCACCAATGGCTAAATTTAAATTTTCTTTTACATATCTTATAATATCTTTATCTAAACTATTACCTGCTATTCTTATAGATCTACTTACTACTATTTCATTCAAAGATAATACTGCAACATCAGTAGAACCTCCACCTATATCAATAACCATACTTCCTGTTGGAAGTGATATATTGGTTCCACTACCAATAATTGCTGCTCTTCCTTCTTCTATAAGATATATTTTTTTAGCTCCTGTTACAGATTCAAATAAAGCCCTTTTTTCAACTGTTGTAACTTCTATTGGAACGCACAACATTATATCTGGCTTAAAAGGAGATAATCCATATACCCTTTTTATAAATGTATATAACATATCTCTTGCTGCATCTAAATCAGATATAACTCCTTCTTTTAATGGCTTTATTACTTCTAATGTATCAGGATTTTTACCTATCATTTGTCTTGCTTCACTACCTACTGCGACAATAGTTCTAGTTTTTTTATCTCTTACTATAACTGATGGCTCATTAAGTACAATCGCTTTTTTTTGCTTGTCGTATATAAGTACATTAGATGTTCCTAAATCTATCGCCAAACTTTTATTAACTTTAAAAAAGTTAAATATATTTGATATCATATTTATTTAGTCTCCTATATACTCATTAATTCTTTTTCTTTTTTACTTAATACCTCATCTATAAGTCCTACATATTTATCTGTTAATTTTTGTATTGAATCTTCATTAGATTTTAATTCATCTTCACTTATTTCACTATCTTTTTCCATCTTTTTAATTTTAGTATTAGCATCTTTTCTTATGCTTCTTATTGCTATTTTACCATCTTCTGCTTCTTTTTTTACCACCTTAACATACTCTTTTCTTCTTTCTTCTGTTAATTCAGGCAATACTAACCTAATAATTTTACCATCATTTGATGGATTAAATCCTAAGTTAGCTTTTAATATTTCTTTTTCAATAGCAGGTATTAAAGATTTATCCCATGGGTCTATAACTATTAATCTGCTTTCAGGCGCTGATAATGAAGCTACTTGATTTAATGGACTCATTTGTCCAAAATAATCAACACTAACACCATCTATCATTGATACATTTGCTCTACCTGCTCTTACATGTGCAAATTTTTCCTTAGTAACATCTAAAGTTTTTTTCATTTTTTCTTCTACTTCTATCATTAATTCTTCTAACATTTTTTTACTCCTTTACTAGTGTTCCTATTTTTTCACCTTTTACTAATCTTAAAATATTTCCATTTTCAGTTGCATTAAATACTAATATAGGCATTTTATTTTCACGGCATAACGATAAAGCTGTTGAATCCATAACTCTTAAATTTTTAATTATGGCTTCTTGATATGATAATTCATCATATTTAATAGCATCTGAATACTTAACTGGGTCTTTATCATATATTCCATCAACCTTAGTCCCTTTTGCTAATATATCTGCATGTATTTCAATTGCTCTTATGGCTCCTCCTGAATCTGTTGTAAAATATGGCATTCCCGTTCCTCCAGAAAATATAACCACTCTACCTTTTTCTAAGTGTCTTATAGCTCTTCTTCTGATATATGGTTCTGCTACTTCTGGCATAGCAATAGATGTTAAAACCCTAGTTGGTACACCTAAACTTTCTATAAAATTTTGAAGTGCTAACCCATTCATTATAGTTGCAAGCATACCCATAGTATCTCCTGTTGCTCTATCAACTCCTGTTTTAGTTCCAGATAGTCCTCTAAATAGATTTCCACCACCTATAACTATTGCTACTTGCACTCCCAATGAATGTATTTCTTTAATTTGAGTAGCTAAATCAATTAATATTTCTTCATCATAGCCAAATTTTTTATTTCCTGCTAATGCTTCTCCACTTAATTTTAATAGTATTCTTTTATACTTCATCATTACTCCCATTTTTCTAAAAAAGGGGATTTATCAACCCCCTTTATATGTCTATTTTCCTGCTATTTGAGCCGCAACTTCTGCTGCAAAATCTTCTTCTTTTTTCTCTATTCCATCTCCAACTTTGTATCTAACAAATGATACTAATTCTAATGGTTTTAAGAAATCTTCAACTTTTTTATCATCTCTAACATATTTTTGTTGATTTAGACAATTTTCTTCATAATATTTTCTTAATTTACCTTCTATTATTTTTTCTATTACTTCTGGTTTAAGATTTTTTCCAGTTTCTTTCATTTCTTCTTCAAACTGAATTCTTAATATATGTTCTTCTCTTTCTAAATCTTCTGGTGTAACATTAGATTTATCTAAAAATTTAGGATCCATAGCCGCTATATGCATAGCAACTCCTCTTAAATTCTCAGCATTTGCTTCTGTTAATTCTCCTTTTGCTTTAACTACTACTCCTATTTTACCACCCATATGTAGATAATCTACTACGAATGATTCAGGACATGCTTCTAATACTTCTAATCTTCTAATATTCATGTTTTCACCAATTTTAGCGATTAATTCTGTTAATAAAGTATCTATTGTTTTCCCATCCATTTCTAATGCTTTTAACTCTTCTACTGTTTTAACTGATTTTTCTAAAATTGTATTTACTAATTTCTTACCAAAAACTTTGAAATCGTCATTTTTAGCAACAAAGTCTGTTTCAGAGTTAAATTCTAAAACTACTCCTTTTTTATGATCTGAACTTACAACTGTAAATACTAATCCTTCTGCTGCTACTCTTCCTGATTTTTTTGCTGCCTTAGATATACCTTTTTCTCTTAACCAATCTATTGCTGCATCTATATTTCCATCATTTTCAGTTAAAGCCTTTTTACAATCAAGCATTCCTGCTCCTGTTCTATCTCTTAATTCTTTAACTAAAGCTGCTGTTATTGTCATATTTTATTCCCCCACTACTACTTCTTCATTTAATACTACTTCTTCAGTTTCAGTTTTTTCTACCGCAACTTCTTCTAAGCCACCTTGACCTTCTATAACTGCATTACCAATTACTGTTGTAAATAATTTTAATGATCTTATAGCATCATCATTAGCTGGTATTCTATATGTTACTAAATCAGGGTCTACATTTGTATCTACTAATGCTATAACTGGTATTCCTAATTTAGCTGCTTCTTCTAGTGCTAAAAATTCTTTTTTTATGTCTAATACAAATAATGCAGCAGGTAATTTATGCATTTCTTTAATTCCACCAACATTTTTTTCTAATTTTGACATTTCTTTTCTTAGTAATGTTGCTTCTTTTTTAGTGTATGAATTATCTAATTCTCCACTTGCATCCATTTCTTCAAGTTCTTTTAATCTCTTTACTCTACCTTTTATTGTTTGTAAGTTAG is a window from the Oceanivirga salmonicida genome containing:
- the frr gene encoding ribosome recycling factor, which produces MLEELMIEVEEKMKKTLDVTKEKFAHVRAGRANVSMIDGVSVDYFGQMSPLNQVASLSAPESRLIVIDPWDKSLIPAIEKEILKANLGFNPSNDGKIIRLVLPELTEERRKEYVKVVKKEAEDGKIAIRSIRKDANTKIKKMEKDSEISEDELKSNEDSIQKLTDKYVGLIDEVLSKKEKELMSI
- the tsf gene encoding translation elongation factor Ts produces the protein MTITAALVKELRDRTGAGMLDCKKALTENDGNIDAAIDWLREKGISKAAKKSGRVAAEGLVFTVVSSDHKKGVVLEFNSETDFVAKNDDFKVFGKKLVNTILEKSVKTVEELKALEMDGKTIDTLLTELIAKIGENMNIRRLEVLEACPESFVVDYLHMGGKIGVVVKAKGELTEANAENLRGVAMHIAAMDPKFLDKSNVTPEDLEREEHILRIQFEEEMKETGKNLKPEVIEKIIEGKLRKYYEENCLNQQKYVRDDKKVEDFLKPLELVSFVRYKVGDGIEKKEEDFAAEVAAQIAGK
- the pyrH gene encoding UMP kinase, yielding MMKYKRILLKLSGEALAGNKKFGYDEEILIDLATQIKEIHSLGVQVAIVIGGGNLFRGLSGTKTGVDRATGDTMGMLATIMNGLALQNFIESLGVPTRVLTSIAMPEVAEPYIRRRAIRHLEKGRVVIFSGGTGMPYFTTDSGGAIRAIEIHADILAKGTKVDGIYDKDPVKYSDAIKYDELSYQEAIIKNLRVMDSTALSLCRENKMPILVFNATENGNILRLVKGEKIGTLVKE
- the rpsB gene encoding 30S ribosomal protein S2, translating into MAVISMTQLLEAGVHFGHQAKRWNPKMKPYIYAERNGIHILDLRQTLTATEKAYEFVREISAEGGKVLFVGTKKQAQDAIKEEALRCGGFYVNQRWLGGLLTNLQTIKGRVKRLKELEEMDASGELDNSYTKKEATLLRKEMSKLEKNVGGIKEMHKLPAALFVLDIKKEFLALEEAAKLGIPVIALVDTNVDPDLVTYRIPANDDAIRSLKLFTTVIGNAVIEGQGGLEEVAVEKTETEEVVLNEEVVVGE
- a CDS encoding rod shape-determining protein, which produces MISNIFNFFKVNKSLAIDLGTSNVLIYDKQKKAIVLNEPSVIVRDKKTRTIVAVGSEARQMIGKNPDTLEVIKPLKEGVISDLDAARDMLYTFIKRVYGLSPFKPDIMLCVPIEVTTVEKRALFESVTGAKKIYLIEEGRAAIIGSGTNISLPTGSMVIDIGGGSTDVAVLSLNEIVVSRSIRIAGNSLDKDIIRYVKENLNLAIGDRTAEKIKKEIGTAIELNTSQNNSMTIKGRHLITNIPCELNITANQVREAIMPSLQKILDSVKEVLSKCPPEIATDILDNGIVLTGGGAYIKYLDEYIENNINVPVIKPEKPLESVVIGAGLAFDNRALLKTLLMREN